The Sebastes umbrosus isolate fSebUmb1 chromosome 19, fSebUmb1.pri, whole genome shotgun sequence genome has a segment encoding these proteins:
- the LOC119477857 gene encoding kynurenine--oxoglutarate transaminase 1-like, producing the protein MSRGLNARRDEGVEKNIWVESAKLAAEYKAVNLGKGFPDFSPPKFLQEAFCEAVNGGPQMHQYTRAFGHPPLVKSLAKFFGRIMGHEIDAFEDILVTVGAYQALSCAFQALIDEGDEIIIIEPFFDCYLPMVNFIRGKAVYVSLRPKVEGSSVLSSGDWVLSAEELASKFTPRTKAIIMNTPNNPLGKVYTTEELQMIADLCIKHDVVCISDEVYEWLTYDGNKHVKIATLPGMWERTITISSGGKTFSATGWKVGWAIGSRHIMKHLKTIHQNCVYHCPTAAQEALAHGFEREYELFGTPESYFQQLPAMLHQKRNRMALCLESVGLQPTMPEGGYYMIADISSVKNDFNGQNTEDEHNDARFSKWLTKEKGLTTIPVTAFFSPEHAKDFDKYIRICFVKTDSTLDAAEDILRKWSQEQ; encoded by the exons GGTTGAATCTGCGAAACTGGCAGCAGAATACAAGGCAGTAAACCTTGGAAAAGGATTTCCTGACTTCTCCCCTCCCAAATTTCTCCAGGAGGCTTTTTGTGAAGCTGTGAATGGAGGACCCCAGATGCACCAGTATACTCGAGCTTTT GGCCATCCTCCGCTTGTAAAAAGTCTGGCTAAATTCTTCGGTAGGATTATGGGACATGAGATCGATGCTTTTGAAGACATCCTGGTCACAGTTGGAGCTTATCAGGCTCTCTCCTGTGCATTTCAGGCTCTGATTGATGAAGGGGATGAG ATCATAATTATCGAGCCGTTCTTTGACTGCTACCTACCGATGGTGAACTTTATTCGAGGAAAGGCAGTTTATGTATCTCTGAGGCCG AAAGTTGAGGGAAGCTCCGTCCTGTCAAGTGGAGACTGGGTTCTTTCTGCCGAGGAGCTGGCCAGTAAATTCACTCCACGCACAAAAGCCATCATAATGAACACTCCCAACAACCCACTGGGCAAG GTTTACACGACCGAAGAGCTCCAAATGATTGCGGATCTGTGCATCAAACATGATGTGGTGTGCATCAGTGATGAGGTGTACGAGTGGCTGACTTATGATGGAAACAAGCATGTAAAGATAG CCACCCTACCCGGCATGTGGGAACGAACCATCACCattagcagtggtggaaagacCTTCAGTGCTACTGGCTGGAAG gttGGCTGGGCCATCGGCTCTAGGCATATCATGAAACACTTGAAAACCATCCATCAGAACTGCGTTTACCACTGTCCTACAGCCGCTCAG GAGGCATTAGCTCATGGATTTGAGAGAGAATACGAGCTGTTTGGGACTCCAGAGAGCTACTTCCAGCAGCTGCCTGCGATGCTGCACCAGAAGAGGAATAGGATGGCCTTGTGTCTGGAGAGTGTAGGTTTGCAGCCCACCATGCCGGAGGGAGGATATTATATGATCGCAGACATCTCCTCTGTCA AGAATGACTTCAATGGCCAGAACACGGAGGATGAACACAATGACGCCAGATTTTCGAAGTGGCTAACTAAAGAGAAG GGTTTAACAACAATCCCCGTCACTGCCTTCTTCAGTCCAGAGCACGCTAAGGACTTTGACAAATACATCCGAATCTGTTTCGTCAAG ACGGACTCCACCCTGGATGCAGCAGAGGACATCTTGAGAAAGTGGAGTCAGGAACAGTAA